Genomic segment of Desulfovermiculus halophilus DSM 18834:
CAAGATAAACGGCTGGGAGGAGTTCAAGAAAATCGGGGTCTCCAACTCCGATCCCTATCCATACCGAAAGCGTTGGGGAAAAATGAATACCGAGACCGGCATGTTCGAGTTTTACTCCGAAACTCTCAAGAAAGCCCTGGAAAAACACGCCCAAAAACACGGAGCCAGCGTGGATCATGTCCTGGAAGTCTGCAATTACCAGGCCCGGGGCGAATTAGCTTTTGTCCCCCACTACGAAGAACCTTATGTGCACGGCGATCCGACTGAGTTTCCCCTGGTCTTTGTGGATCACAAGGCCAGGCTGAACCGGGAAGGCCGGAGCGCCAACTGCTCCTGGTATCATGAACTCAAGGACCTGGACCCCGGTGAAGCGAACTATGCCGATGTGGCTAAAATCAATCCCCTGGACGCCAGGAAGATGGGGCTTGAAGACGGGGACACCATTAAAATCGTCTCTCCCTCCGGAGAAATCGAGTGCACGGCCAGGCTCTGGGAAGGGGTCCGGCCGGGTACTGTGGCCAAGTGCTACGGTCAGGGGCATTGGGCTTATGGCCGCCTGGCGGCCAAGGTCTTCGGTAAGCAGCCGCGAGGTGGGAACAATAACTACATCATCCCGGCCGACTACGACCGATTAAGCGGCGCTTCAGCTTATTACGGAACCACCCGGGTCAAGATCGTCAAGGTCTAAGGAGGACACAGGCATGACAAAATGGGCCATGGTCATCGACCATCAAAAATGCGTGGGCTGCGGGGCCTGCATCATCGGCTGCAAAACCGAGAACAACACCCCGGAAGGCATATACTGGTCCTATAAAATTACTGAGACAGTGGGAACATTTCCCAGTGTCCGCTACCACTACATCCCTACTCTGTGCAATCACTGCGACAACGCCCCCTGCGTGCGGGGCTGCCCCACAAAAGCCCTGCATAAGACCGAGGACGGCATCACCATGCATGATCCAGATAAGTGCATCGGCTGCAAGTACTGCATGTTCAACTGCCCGTACGGGGTCATTTATTTCAACTGGCGCAAGCCCCACCCGGAATGGCGTTCGCAGGAGGTGCTCATAGAGGGCTGCACCAGCTCGGCCCAGGAGATGGCGGACAAGGTCAAGGGCCGGGTTACGCCCTACTACAACCCGGAACGGGAAAGCACCCTGGACGGTATTCGGCCCAAGGGGGTGGTCGAGAAGTGCACCTTCTGCGACCACCGTTTGAAAAAGGGGCTTTTGCCGGCCTGTGTGGAGGCCTGCCCTGCGGATGCGCGCATTTTCGGAGACTTGAACAACCCCTCCAGTGCGGTGAGCCGGCTGCTGGGCAAATACAGGTCCTACCGGCTCAAGGAGCATTTGGGAACCAGCCCCAAGGTGTTCTACATCCGCAGCTTTAATCCCGGAGCCTACATCCAGACCAAAGGAGAGGTCTCATGAGCGGCAAAAACACATTATTCATCCCCTGGATGATCCTCCTTCTGGCCGGCATTGCCGTCGGCCTGGGTACAGCTGGCATTCTTTTGGTCAACGGCCATTACCTGTTCAATGCCAACGATGTCTTGATCTGGACCTTGCCCCTGGGGGCCTATGTCTTTTTGGCCCTGACCAGCACCGGACTAGCCTTGGTATCTTCCATGCCCCTGGTCTTCAACCTGGAACAATACGAGGGTTTGGCCAAGCGGCTGGTCTTTTTGCTCGCCAAGCTGTGGCGGATGCATAAAGGCGACTGGCACTCCGCCTCCAGCCGCTTCCTGGGCATCGCTTCCATGCTCACCGGAGTCTTCGCCGCTCTGATGCTGGGCTCGGTCTTTGGCCTGACAGAAGCCAGGCCGACCTATTTCGGGCCTTTCATTTCCGTGTTCTGCCTGGTTATCGCCCTGCTCTCAGGCATGGCTATGATCATTTTGTACATCAACATCTGCTCCCTGATAAAGAGATCCTGTTCCCAGGTGACCGATACGGCCATGAACATGCTGGCCCGCAAGTTCTCTTTTGTCATCGGGCTGACCCTGATCTTTTACTTTCTGAAGCTGGCCATGGCCTCTGGATCCACTTACCCGGAGTTCGCCACAGCCATCAATTTCAGTCTCATTCTATTTCTGGTTGTCCCTTATGTGCTCATGATCAGCCCGGGACTGCGGCGCACCGCCTGGGCCAAGACTTTAGCCTCGGCAGTCACCCTGATCGGCATCTTTGCTGTTCATATGCAGATCCTCATCGGCGGCCAGGTAAGGCCGGTCGGCCCCAAGGCCGAGGGGTTACCTGAAATCCTGACCTATTTTCCCAGCATTTGGGAGATATTAGTAGTTGTCTTTGCCTTGTGCGTTATGCTCCTGTTGTACACTTTGGGCGAGCGGTTCTTGCGGCTGGATGACACGCCTCATGGTCAGTCGGCGTAAGGAAAGTTTTCAGTGTTCGGTGTTCAGATTTGCCGGAGGTCCCGCCAACGGCGGGACTGAACAACAATTATCCGGAGTTTTTCAATGTCTGTGCATATTCTGCCAGAAAAAGATCAGGCTCTGTATAACGTCCTGTCCCTGGTCGCCAGCTGCTTTTATCGGCCGACTCCCGAACTCCTGGAGGACCTGCAAACCTTGCCTGAAATTGTCACATTTTTAGATCCTGAAATGGCCGATGCAGCCGATCGGATGCTGACTGAAATCAAGAATCAGAACCTGGATGAGCTGCTCAAGGAGTACTCCCGGCTGTTCATCGGCCCTTTCCAGCTCGAGGCCCCGCCTTTCGGCTCGGTCTACTTGGAATCAGAGGGCCGGTTGATGGGCCAATCAACATCAGAAGTCAAAAGGATGTATAAGGAGTGCGGTCTGGATCTCTCCCCTGACTTCAAAAGCCCGCCGGACCATGTGGCTGCTGAGCTGGAGTTTCTGGCCTATCTTGGTTTGCAGGAGAACAGCAGCCAGGATGAAGAACAAAAAATGTTCTATCAGCAGCAACGGGCCTTATTTCTGCACCGCCATATCGGGTACTGGTTTCCTCTGTTGGCCGAAAACATTGAAAAGCATACGTTTCAACCTTTTTATATGGAATTGAGCCGCTTGACCAGACAATTACTGGAGCTGGCCCAGGCCGATTTGGAAGTCTGGTGTACAAGCAATGATTAGCTCAACAGAGAAATGGTGCATACCAGGCAGGGGGTGCTTATGCGCAGCATCGTCATTCTCGGAGCCGGAACCGCCGGAACCATGATGGCCAACAGACTATGCCACAGTCTGCGTCATGAAATCGAAACCCATGATATTTCCATTACTGTTGTGGATCAGAACCGGGGAGCATGTGTGCAATGAAAAAGGCATCGAGGTGGTCCCTGAGTTCGCTCTCAGTCACGTGGACAACGAGAAACAACAGATGGTTCCTCTCAAAAATCTGCGCATGAGCTGAGCCCAAAAACGTGAAAAGCATGAGTCCCCCCCCCCCGGGTAGTTAGGTGGTTACCTCACACACCAGCTACCACGGAGGAACTCATGCTCGTGTCCCAGTTGATCAAATCTACACTTGATATTCAAGGACTTCGTGTCAGCCAGGTCCAGGGCGATACGAACGCGATCATCGTGGACATTGTCCCGGATCGTCGTCACTCGCTCTTTTGCAGCTCTTGTGGAAGAGTTTCCAGGTATCGGGATACTCTCTCTGTTCGTCATTTTGGGCATATTTCCCTCTGGGGCATCCCCGTATGGCTCCGGGACAGTCCACGGAGAGTGCGATGCGAGCAGTGTGGCATCAAGGTTGAGTATTTTCCCTGGAGCACTGGCAAACAGCGGTTTCATCATTTTTCCTTGCCAATGCTCATCTTTTTACGTAAAATTTTGTGTGATCAAAAGGGGCCGCGGCCAGCCTTGGGCCATAGTCTTCCGGGTTGCAGCGTATGCGTTGTAACCCTTTTTTCTTGGTCAGGTTTGCCCTGGCAAACCTGACATATTTTTGCCTCAAGCCGGGGAAGTAAGCAATCGAATCGGAGGCAGAATGGACCGGAAAACCAGAAATGAACTCCAAGCGGCGATAGAAGAACAGATAGAGGCTGTGAGTCGGGAGTTGGCTGAGATGCAGGAGCGGGCCAAAACCGTTGATCTGGATCAGCCCATCGGCCGGCTGTCCAGAATGGACTCTCTGACCAATCAGGGTATCCTGCTTTCCAGTGTGACCAAGGCCAAGACCAGACTGGCCAGGCTGAAACAGGTGCTCAAGAATATCGATGGCCAGGAATACGGACTGTGCAGAGAATGCGGAGAAGAAATCGGAATACAGCGGTTGAAGGCCCTTCCGGAATCTGAGTTGTGTATAGACTGTGCCCAATGACGTGTCGGTTCAGCGTTCCACACCTAAACCCTTGATCAATCCGGACCCAAAACATCCATGACCCAAATGCCATCTGCAAGCCAAATCCAACGCGAGGTCCGCAAGCGGCGGACCTTCGGAATCATCAGCCACCCGGATGCCGGAAAGACCACCTTGACTGAAAAGCTCCTTTTGTTTGGGGGCGCCATTCAATCCGCTGGTTCGATCAAGGCCAAGAAGAGCGGCAAGCACGCCACCTCGGACTGGATGAGCGTGGAGCAGGAGCGGGGCATCTCAGTGACCTCCTCGGTCATGAAGTTCCTGTATCAGGGGTATGAGATCAATCTCCTGGATACGCCCGGTCACCAGGACTTTTCCGAGGACACCTACCGGGTGCTCACGGCTGTTGATTCCGCACTTATGGTCATCGACAGCGTGAAAGGGGTGGAGACCCAGACCACGAAGCTGATGCAGGTCTGCCGGATGCGGTCCACGCCGATCATGACCTTTATCAATAAGCTGGATCGCAACGGCCTGGATCCTTTTGAACTGCTGGACGATATCGAGCAGACCCTGGGCATTCAAGCCGCCCCTTTGACCTGGCCGATCGGCATGGGCAAGGAGTTTCAGGGGGTTTACGACTTGATGAACGGGGAGGTCCGCTTTTTCCATCCCGCGGACACCAAGGGCAGCAGGCCCGAGGAGTCGACGGTGATCTCCGATCTTGGGGACAGCCATTTGGATGATCTGCTGGGATCATACGCGGCGGAGAAGCTTCGGCAGGACGTGGAGCTGCTGGAAGGAGCCGGCTATCCCTTCGACTCCCAGGCGTACCGGGAGGGCCGGCAGACCCCGGTCTTTTTCGGCAGCGCAGTGAACACCTTCGGGGTACAGGAAATGCTGGACACCTTTGTCCGCCTGGCGCCCCCACCCAGGGCCAGGGAAGCGGAGACCAGGGTGGTCTCGCCCGAGGAAAAGGAATTTTCCGGGGTCGTCTTTAAAATCCAGGCCAATATGGACCCGGAACATCGGGACCGGATCGCCTTTGTCCGGATCTGCTCCGGTCGATTTCAGCGGGGAATGCAGGTCAGGCATCACCGCCTGGGCAAGAATATGACTTTGGCCAATGCGATCATCTTTATGGCCAAGGACCGCTCTGGAGTGGACGACGCCTGGCCGGGAGACATCATCGGAGTCCACAACCACGGCACCCTGCGCATAGGGGATACCCTGAGCAGCAAGGAGCCCCTGAAGTTCAAAGGCATTCCAAACTTCGCTCCGGAGTTCTTTCGGCGGGTGATCCTCAAGGATCCTTTTAAGTCCAAGCAGCTGG
This window contains:
- a CDS encoding 4Fe-4S dicluster domain-containing protein, which gives rise to MTKWAMVIDHQKCVGCGACIIGCKTENNTPEGIYWSYKITETVGTFPSVRYHYIPTLCNHCDNAPCVRGCPTKALHKTEDGITMHDPDKCIGCKYCMFNCPYGVIYFNWRKPHPEWRSQEVLIEGCTSSAQEMADKVKGRVTPYYNPERESTLDGIRPKGVVEKCTFCDHRLKKGLLPACVEACPADARIFGDLNNPSSAVSRLLGKYRSYRLKEHLGTSPKVFYIRSFNPGAYIQTKGEVS
- a CDS encoding polysulfide reductase NrfD, coding for MSGKNTLFIPWMILLLAGIAVGLGTAGILLVNGHYLFNANDVLIWTLPLGAYVFLALTSTGLALVSSMPLVFNLEQYEGLAKRLVFLLAKLWRMHKGDWHSASSRFLGIASMLTGVFAALMLGSVFGLTEARPTYFGPFISVFCLVIALLSGMAMIILYINICSLIKRSCSQVTDTAMNMLARKFSFVIGLTLIFYFLKLAMASGSTYPEFATAINFSLILFLVVPYVLMISPGLRRTAWAKTLASAVTLIGIFAVHMQILIGGQVRPVGPKAEGLPEILTYFPSIWEILVVVFALCVMLLLYTLGERFLRLDDTPHGQSA
- a CDS encoding TorD/DmsD family molecular chaperone — encoded protein: MSVHILPEKDQALYNVLSLVASCFYRPTPELLEDLQTLPEIVTFLDPEMADAADRMLTEIKNQNLDELLKEYSRLFIGPFQLEAPPFGSVYLESEGRLMGQSTSEVKRMYKECGLDLSPDFKSPPDHVAAELEFLAYLGLQENSSQDEEQKMFYQQQRALFLHRHIGYWFPLLAENIEKHTFQPFYMELSRLTRQLLELAQADLEVWCTSND
- a CDS encoding FAD/NAD(P)-binding protein, with the translated sequence MRSIVILGAGTAGTMMANRLCHSLRHEIETHDISITVVDQNRGACVQ
- a CDS encoding TraR/DksA family transcriptional regulator, yielding MDRKTRNELQAAIEEQIEAVSRELAEMQERAKTVDLDQPIGRLSRMDSLTNQGILLSSVTKAKTRLARLKQVLKNIDGQEYGLCRECGEEIGIQRLKALPESELCIDCAQ
- a CDS encoding peptide chain release factor 3, whose protein sequence is MTQMPSASQIQREVRKRRTFGIISHPDAGKTTLTEKLLLFGGAIQSAGSIKAKKSGKHATSDWMSVEQERGISVTSSVMKFLYQGYEINLLDTPGHQDFSEDTYRVLTAVDSALMVIDSVKGVETQTTKLMQVCRMRSTPIMTFINKLDRNGLDPFELLDDIEQTLGIQAAPLTWPIGMGKEFQGVYDLMNGEVRFFHPADTKGSRPEESTVISDLGDSHLDDLLGSYAAEKLRQDVELLEGAGYPFDSQAYREGRQTPVFFGSAVNTFGVQEMLDTFVRLAPPPRAREAETRVVSPEEKEFSGVVFKIQANMDPEHRDRIAFVRICSGRFQRGMQVRHHRLGKNMTLANAIIFMAKDRSGVDDAWPGDIIGVHNHGTLRIGDTLSSKEPLKFKGIPNFAPEFFRRVILKDPFKSKQLDKGLYQLTEEGAIQLFRPVNGRDYILGAIGALQFDVTASRLAAEYGVQATYEPMQYVTVRWIDSRDQNALREFKKRYFNTLVQDAEGHPALLFSSRYRLERAVEDWPKIDFLETREK